In one window of Eggerthella guodeyinii DNA:
- a CDS encoding ABC transporter ATP-binding protein, giving the protein MLKALKRIIAWTGPYRRNLYLGCVCSFFMTWATAAPVMLAAWILAQVVDDARGVSTLDPSAVWLSLAAIVACIAARFAFSYGKNRLQESIGYEVAPEVRIRIGTILKRVPLGYFSRVKTGDILATTTTELGMLELNGMKMIDAVVNGYVSVAAVIAFLAVMDWRCALAALAGVGLSALALAGINRRSRKLTPATHEASERLSGAIVEFARGLGTAKSYGRGSSALQPMYAACAQAKKARVDVEFGFTPFNVAHLVALKLASVALVGFAAWACLGGTLPLWMFLAIALLSFTIFGGVEGVADSAHMLGDLNDVLDRLDKIEQARFIDEDGRALDLDRFDIAFEDVAFSYDEGPEARTVLHDVSFAIPEGTTCAIVGPSGSGKTTIANLMARFWDVSAGSVRVGGHDVREFTCDSLLANFSMVFQNVYLFNDTVEANIAFGCPGASHDEVVAAAKRACCHDFIEELPQGYDTVVGEGGSSLSGGQKQRISIARALLKDAPIVVLDEATASVDPENEQLIQQAIGQLTAGKTVVVIAHRLATIENADQILVIDGGTVAQRGTHDQLMAEGGTYRRFVEIRRRAEGWRIASDDAVAPAPAEDAPMPAAS; this is encoded by the coding sequence ATGCTTAAAGCGCTCAAGCGCATCATCGCATGGACGGGACCGTACCGGCGCAACCTGTACCTGGGCTGCGTGTGCTCGTTCTTCATGACGTGGGCCACGGCGGCCCCCGTGATGCTGGCCGCGTGGATACTCGCGCAGGTGGTGGACGACGCGCGCGGCGTCTCGACGCTCGACCCGTCGGCGGTGTGGCTGTCGCTCGCGGCCATCGTCGCGTGCATCGCCGCCCGGTTCGCGTTCTCGTACGGCAAGAACCGTCTGCAGGAGAGCATCGGCTACGAGGTGGCGCCCGAGGTGCGCATCCGCATCGGCACCATCCTCAAGCGCGTGCCGCTGGGCTACTTCTCCCGCGTGAAGACGGGCGACATCCTCGCGACCACCACCACCGAGCTGGGCATGCTCGAGCTGAACGGCATGAAGATGATCGACGCCGTGGTGAACGGCTACGTGTCGGTGGCGGCCGTCATCGCGTTTCTGGCCGTGATGGACTGGCGCTGCGCGCTGGCGGCGCTGGCGGGCGTGGGGCTGTCGGCGCTCGCGCTGGCGGGCATCAACCGACGCAGCCGGAAGCTCACGCCGGCCACGCATGAGGCTTCCGAGCGCCTGTCCGGCGCCATCGTGGAGTTCGCGCGCGGGCTGGGCACGGCGAAGTCGTACGGCCGCGGCAGCTCCGCGCTGCAGCCGATGTACGCGGCGTGCGCCCAGGCGAAGAAGGCCCGCGTCGACGTGGAGTTCGGCTTCACGCCGTTCAACGTGGCGCACCTCGTGGCGCTCAAGCTGGCCAGCGTGGCCCTCGTGGGCTTCGCGGCCTGGGCGTGCCTCGGCGGGACGCTGCCGCTGTGGATGTTCTTGGCCATCGCCCTGCTCTCGTTCACCATCTTCGGCGGCGTGGAGGGCGTGGCCGACTCGGCGCACATGCTGGGCGACCTGAACGACGTGCTGGACCGCCTCGACAAGATCGAGCAGGCGCGCTTCATCGACGAGGATGGGCGCGCGCTCGACCTCGACCGCTTCGACATCGCGTTCGAGGACGTGGCGTTCTCCTACGACGAGGGTCCCGAGGCGCGCACGGTGCTGCACGACGTGAGCTTCGCCATACCCGAGGGCACCACGTGCGCCATCGTGGGCCCGTCCGGCTCGGGCAAGACCACCATCGCGAACCTCATGGCGCGCTTCTGGGACGTGAGCGCCGGAAGCGTGCGGGTGGGCGGCCACGACGTGCGCGAGTTCACCTGCGACAGCCTGCTGGCGAACTTCTCGATGGTGTTCCAGAACGTGTACCTGTTCAACGACACGGTGGAGGCGAACATCGCGTTCGGCTGCCCCGGCGCCTCGCACGACGAGGTGGTGGCCGCCGCGAAGCGCGCGTGCTGCCACGACTTCATCGAGGAGCTGCCGCAGGGCTACGACACCGTGGTGGGCGAGGGCGGCAGCAGCCTGTCGGGCGGCCAGAAGCAGCGCATCTCCATCGCGCGGGCGCTGCTGAAGGACGCGCCCATCGTCGTCCTCGACGAGGCCACCGCAAGCGTCGACCCGGAGAACGAGCAGCTCATCCAGCAGGCCATCGGCCAGCTGACGGCGGGCAAGACCGTCGTGGTCATCGCGCACCGCCTGGCCACCATCGAGAACGCCGACCAGATCCTCGTGATCGACGGCGGCACGGTGGCGCAGCGGGGCACGCACGACCAGCTCATGGCCGAGGGCGGCACGTACCGCCGCTTCGTGGAGATCCGCCGGCGCGCCGAGGGCTGGCGGATCGCGAGCGACGACGCGGTCGCTCCTGCGCCCGCGGAGGACGCGCCCATGCCTGCGGCGTCCTAG
- a CDS encoding helix-turn-helix domain-containing protein, translated as MEHRPPSHDIIHAPSLEQIGFEEYEPPEGFCPLWRSYRGEGETSGSFHILAPSDRWQIAIHDFTLLHDTVMEFELPEYLSVAWYESISGEEFTPYRRLRAKSIWGFYSGDGGWRGLVHGGVPVKAVSIEVRPEMSRAYLEREYDGQFERVRDAFASLSDDGDSPELRALLAGLWPRPGDEHRSQLYYEGKVFEAMGLIVERTKARRDTSGHAVAPEDRERIQAVALYIDDHCASALTVDDLARAACMSPTKFKECFKAVTGSTLTRYVQSRRISQSEGLLRMPDLSIEQVAHAVGYTCASRFSELFRRETGLLPSEYRRGLER; from the coding sequence ATGGAGCACCGCCCGCCCTCGCACGACATCATCCACGCCCCGTCGCTCGAGCAGATCGGCTTCGAGGAATACGAGCCGCCGGAGGGCTTCTGCCCCCTGTGGCGCTCGTACCGGGGCGAAGGCGAAACGTCCGGCAGCTTCCACATCCTCGCGCCCTCCGATCGCTGGCAGATCGCCATCCACGACTTCACGCTGCTCCACGACACCGTCATGGAGTTCGAGCTGCCCGAATACCTGAGCGTGGCCTGGTACGAGTCCATTTCGGGAGAGGAGTTCACGCCGTATCGGCGGCTGCGGGCGAAAAGCATCTGGGGATTCTACAGCGGCGACGGGGGCTGGCGCGGGCTCGTGCACGGCGGCGTGCCCGTGAAGGCCGTGTCCATCGAGGTGCGGCCCGAGATGTCGCGCGCGTACCTGGAGCGCGAGTACGACGGGCAGTTCGAGCGCGTGCGCGACGCGTTCGCCTCGCTGAGCGACGACGGCGACTCCCCCGAGCTGCGCGCGCTGCTGGCCGGGCTGTGGCCCCGCCCGGGCGACGAGCATCGCAGCCAGCTGTATTACGAGGGCAAGGTGTTCGAGGCCATGGGGCTCATCGTCGAGCGCACGAAAGCGCGCCGGGACACGTCGGGACACGCCGTCGCGCCCGAGGACCGCGAGCGCATCCAGGCCGTGGCGCTGTACATCGACGACCACTGCGCGAGCGCGCTCACGGTGGACGACCTCGCGCGGGCCGCATGCATGAGCCCCACGAAGTTCAAGGAGTGCTTCAAGGCGGTGACCGGCTCCACGCTCACGCGCTACGTGCAGAGCCGCCGCATCAGCCAGTCCGAGGGGCTGCTGCGGATGCCCGACCTGTCGATCGAGCAGGTGGCGCACGCGGTGGGCTACACGTGCGCCAGCCGCTTCAGCGAGCTGTTCCGCCGCGAGACCGGCCTGCTGCCCAGCGAGTACCGCCGGGGGCTGGAGCGGTAG
- a CDS encoding MptD family putative ECF transporter S component translates to MRSAMQSDKKGLTARDLVTCGVFIALYFVFMMVGSMLFAPNPVLTFLMPAGAALLTGPIYLLLVAKVPKHGPIIILGVVEGLIMFVTGMYWLWAVALVVLGVVADLIAGAGRFRNKNLNLVSFLVFSLNPMGSYLMLWIDPSGYTSYLAGKGTEQAYLDTMVSTGAGWVLPGMIALTLVCALVSALVGRRLLKKQFEKAGVTA, encoded by the coding sequence ATGCGTTCAGCCATGCAATCCGACAAGAAGGGGCTCACCGCCCGCGACCTGGTGACGTGCGGCGTGTTCATCGCCCTGTACTTCGTGTTCATGATGGTGGGCAGCATGCTGTTCGCCCCGAACCCCGTGCTGACGTTCCTCATGCCGGCGGGTGCGGCCCTGCTCACCGGCCCCATCTACCTGCTGCTGGTGGCGAAGGTGCCCAAGCACGGCCCCATCATCATCCTGGGTGTGGTGGAGGGGCTCATCATGTTCGTGACGGGCATGTACTGGCTGTGGGCGGTGGCGCTCGTCGTGCTGGGCGTGGTGGCCGACCTCATCGCCGGCGCGGGCCGGTTCCGCAACAAGAACCTCAACCTCGTGAGCTTCCTCGTGTTCTCGCTCAACCCCATGGGGTCCTACCTCATGCTGTGGATCGACCCGTCGGGCTACACTTCCTACCTGGCCGGGAAGGGCACCGAGCAGGCGTACCTCGACACGATGGTGTCCACGGGCGCGGGCTGGGTGCTGCCGGGCATGATCGCGCTGACGCTGGTGTGCGCCCTGGTGAGCGCGCTGGTGGGTCGCCGTCTGCTGAAGAAGCAGTTCGAGAAGGCGGGCGTTACCGCATGA
- a CDS encoding energy-coupling factor transporter transmembrane component T: MIDRAFRPDPRAKLALLLLWAVAVFLSPGLWFEALLMLLSVALGIALGKGRLALGMLGLYAVMMACMLATAQLDTGVLKTMLSSFFMLVRKVFPCGLLAAVIVSTTHVNEFMSAFSRMRVPRQVTIPLAVMLRYVPAIREDWRFISDAMRMRGVNASLAGFLRRPGMTVECLYVPLMMSASNVADELSMASVARGIENPAQRTCYTHIEFRASDGLLVIAGVAVVVAALACSLLGVGK; the protein is encoded by the coding sequence ATGATCGATCGCGCGTTCCGGCCCGATCCGCGGGCCAAGCTTGCGCTGCTTCTGCTGTGGGCCGTCGCGGTGTTCCTGTCGCCCGGGCTGTGGTTCGAGGCGCTCCTGATGCTGCTGAGTGTGGCGCTGGGCATCGCGCTGGGAAAGGGGCGGCTCGCGCTGGGCATGCTGGGGCTGTACGCGGTGATGATGGCGTGCATGCTGGCCACGGCGCAGCTGGACACCGGCGTGCTGAAAACGATGCTGTCGTCGTTCTTCATGCTGGTGCGCAAGGTGTTCCCGTGCGGGCTTCTGGCGGCCGTCATCGTGTCCACGACGCACGTGAACGAGTTCATGAGCGCGTTCTCGCGCATGCGCGTGCCACGCCAGGTGACCATCCCGCTGGCCGTGATGCTGCGCTACGTGCCGGCCATCCGCGAGGACTGGCGCTTCATCTCGGACGCCATGCGCATGCGCGGCGTGAACGCCAGCCTGGCCGGATTCCTGCGTCGACCGGGCATGACGGTGGAGTGCCTGTACGTGCCGCTCATGATGAGCGCGTCGAACGTGGCCGACGAGCTGTCGATGGCCTCGGTGGCGCGCGGCATCGAGAACCCGGCGCAGCGCACGTGCTACACGCATATCGAGTTCCGCGCGTCCGACGGGCTGCTGGTGATCGCCGGCGTGGCCGTGGTCGTGGCGGCGCTTGCGTGCAGCCTGTTGGGCGTGGGGAAGTGA
- a CDS encoding ABC transporter ATP-binding protein — protein sequence MIEFDDVSFAYRAPAEGAGAPEGVRGIDLRVEAGRCVLVCGASGCGKTTVTRLANGLAPSFFPGTLEGRVLVDGRDVADLESWEVAACVGSVFQNPRTQFFNVDSTGEVAFSLESMAWPEERIRERTHDTIRQLGLEELADRSIFSLSGGEKQRIAYASSWAPHPANLVLDEPTSNLDEAAIAALRRYLLDAKAQGAAVLVAEHRLWWLADVADEVVVMEEGRIARRFDGATFRALPSSEVRDLGLRVRALADERARERRAPGDAREPRAPLVRLRGVHASYGKREVLHGIDLDLREGEVAALVGANGAGKSTLCRTIVGLHRESAGTTTIDGEPAGPKQRLRACSMVFQDVNYQLFADSVRAEVGFGLTGAEAPDAARVDEVLDGLGLAAYAERHPATLSGGQKQRLAVAACIATGKRLLVFDEPTSGLDLGSMRTVAALVRRLADEGRAVLVVTHDLEFIGQACDKAVRVEAGRIAAEAVVEGDLQAVRALLAKG from the coding sequence ATGATCGAGTTTGACGATGTGAGCTTCGCGTACCGCGCGCCTGCGGAAGGCGCGGGCGCGCCCGAGGGGGTGCGCGGCATCGACCTGCGCGTGGAGGCGGGCCGGTGCGTGCTCGTGTGCGGCGCGTCCGGCTGCGGCAAGACCACGGTGACGAGACTGGCGAACGGGTTGGCGCCTTCGTTCTTCCCGGGGACGCTCGAGGGACGCGTGCTGGTGGACGGGCGCGACGTGGCCGACCTCGAAAGCTGGGAGGTGGCCGCATGCGTGGGCTCGGTGTTCCAGAACCCGCGCACGCAGTTCTTCAACGTGGATTCCACGGGCGAGGTGGCGTTTTCGCTGGAGAGCATGGCGTGGCCCGAGGAGCGCATACGCGAGCGCACGCACGATACCATCCGCCAGCTGGGGTTGGAGGAGCTGGCCGACCGCAGCATCTTCTCGCTGTCGGGCGGCGAGAAGCAGCGCATCGCGTACGCCAGCTCGTGGGCGCCCCATCCGGCGAACCTCGTGCTGGACGAGCCGACGTCGAACTTGGACGAAGCGGCCATCGCGGCGCTGCGGCGCTACCTGCTGGACGCGAAGGCGCAGGGCGCGGCCGTGCTCGTGGCCGAGCATCGCCTGTGGTGGCTGGCCGACGTGGCCGACGAGGTGGTGGTCATGGAGGAGGGGCGCATCGCGCGGCGCTTCGACGGCGCGACGTTTCGGGCGCTGCCGTCGTCGGAGGTGCGCGACCTGGGGCTGCGGGTGCGCGCTTTGGCCGACGAGCGGGCGCGCGAGCGGCGGGCGCCGGGCGATGCGCGCGAGCCGCGGGCGCCCCTCGTGCGCCTGCGCGGCGTGCACGCCTCGTACGGCAAGCGCGAGGTGCTGCACGGCATCGACCTCGACCTGCGCGAGGGTGAAGTGGCGGCGCTCGTGGGCGCCAACGGCGCGGGGAAGTCCACCCTGTGCCGCACCATCGTGGGGCTGCATCGGGAAAGCGCGGGCACGACGACGATCGACGGTGAACCCGCAGGGCCCAAGCAACGCCTGCGCGCCTGCTCGATGGTGTTCCAGGATGTGAACTACCAGCTGTTCGCCGACAGCGTGCGCGCCGAAGTGGGCTTCGGGCTGACGGGCGCTGAGGCGCCCGACGCCGCGCGCGTGGACGAGGTGCTCGACGGCCTGGGGCTGGCGGCGTACGCCGAGCGCCACCCCGCCACGCTGTCGGGCGGCCAGAAGCAGCGCCTCGCCGTGGCGGCCTGCATCGCCACCGGCAAGCGCCTCCTCGTGTTCGACGAGCCCACGAGCGGGCTCGACCTGGGCAGCATGCGCACGGTGGCGGCGCTCGTGCGCCGGTTGGCCGACGAGGGCCGCGCCGTGCTCGTGGTCACCCACGACCTGGAGTTCATCGGCCAAGCCTGCGACAAGGCCGTTCGCGTGGAAGCCGGCCGCATAGCCGCCGAAGCCGTCGTGGAGGGCGACCTGCAAGCGGTGAGGGCGCTGCTGGCGAAGGGGTGA
- a CDS encoding ABC transporter ATP-binding protein, translating to MITLIKTVRTVAGDKAKTLVLPIALSCADSLLHMGMFAVMIAAIINLVAGAFNAELLAFYSGALVVLFVVRAALYATNYAQTQFRGADITADLRLSIGNHLRRLNLGYFDKNSIGQLASVLTTDVSDFEQTITTSLASFFKVVCFSVLACAFAFAINWLYGLIILAIVVASLPLARLGGRAASKGGIRYRESVHAVISRIIEYINGIKTFRLYNLTGRRFERLDRSFADLKRESIRMELSIMPFSVLFSVATSLIVPLGLVAGTLMFMDGQLDAPRLIAAVMIAVSISSMMTTLGVIYPELNYLAKAAESIERIQAERPLAYRDGNPRFTSFDVRFDDVRFGYADGKEVLHGVTFTAQPGTRTALVGPSGSGKTTVISLISRFWDASSGSVRVGGHEVRDIAPDALAEQVAVVFQDVYLLADTVANNIRVGKPDATQEEVEAAARAAHCHDFIEALPQGYDTLVGEGGSTLSGGEKQRISIARALIKNAPIVLLDESTSSLDADNEHEINRALDVLMADKTVIVIAHRLDTVERADQILVLDDGRVRERGTHDELLAQGGWYAHAIAEQEKARSWTA from the coding sequence ATGATAACGCTCATCAAAACCGTCCGAACCGTAGCGGGCGACAAAGCCAAGACCCTCGTGCTGCCCATCGCGCTTTCCTGCGCGGACTCGCTTTTGCACATGGGCATGTTCGCCGTCATGATCGCAGCCATCATCAACCTCGTCGCCGGCGCGTTCAACGCCGAGCTGCTTGCGTTCTACAGCGGCGCGCTCGTCGTGCTGTTCGTCGTGCGTGCCGCGCTGTACGCGACGAACTACGCCCAAACGCAGTTCCGGGGCGCGGACATCACCGCCGACCTGAGACTCTCCATCGGCAACCACCTGCGCAGGCTGAACCTGGGGTACTTCGACAAGAACAGCATCGGCCAGCTCGCATCGGTTCTCACCACCGACGTGAGCGACTTCGAGCAGACCATCACCACCTCGCTGGCGAGCTTCTTCAAGGTCGTCTGCTTCAGCGTGCTCGCATGCGCGTTCGCCTTCGCCATCAACTGGCTCTACGGGCTGATCATCCTCGCGATCGTCGTCGCCTCCCTGCCGCTTGCGCGCCTGGGCGGGCGCGCGGCCAGCAAGGGCGGCATCCGCTATCGCGAAAGCGTCCACGCGGTCATATCCCGCATCATCGAGTACATCAACGGCATCAAGACGTTCAGGCTCTACAATCTCACCGGCCGGCGCTTCGAGCGGCTCGACCGCAGCTTCGCCGATTTGAAGCGCGAATCCATTCGCATGGAGCTGTCCATCATGCCGTTCTCGGTGCTGTTCTCCGTGGCCACCTCGCTCATCGTTCCGCTCGGGCTCGTGGCGGGCACGCTCATGTTCATGGACGGCCAGCTCGACGCGCCCCGCCTCATCGCGGCGGTCATGATCGCCGTATCCATCTCCAGCATGATGACCACGCTCGGCGTGATCTACCCCGAGCTGAACTACCTGGCCAAAGCGGCGGAGAGCATCGAGCGGATACAGGCCGAACGCCCCCTTGCGTACCGCGACGGCAACCCCCGTTTCACGAGCTTCGACGTGCGGTTCGACGATGTGCGGTTCGGATACGCCGACGGCAAGGAGGTGCTGCACGGGGTGACGTTCACGGCGCAGCCCGGGACGCGCACCGCGCTCGTCGGGCCTTCGGGCAGCGGGAAGACCACCGTCATCAGCTTGATCTCGCGGTTCTGGGATGCGAGCAGCGGCAGCGTGCGCGTAGGCGGGCACGAGGTGCGCGACATCGCGCCCGACGCGCTGGCCGAGCAGGTGGCCGTCGTGTTCCAAGACGTGTACCTGCTCGCCGATACCGTGGCGAACAACATCCGCGTGGGCAAGCCGGATGCGACGCAGGAGGAAGTGGAAGCGGCCGCCCGCGCCGCGCACTGCCACGACTTCATCGAGGCGCTGCCGCAGGGCTACGACACCCTGGTGGGCGAAGGCGGTTCCACGCTTTCCGGCGGCGAGAAGCAGCGCATCTCCATCGCGCGAGCGCTCATCAAGAACGCTCCCATCGTGCTGTTGGACGAGTCGACCTCGAGCCTAGACGCCGACAACGAGCACGAGATCAACCGGGCGCTCGACGTGCTCATGGCGGACAAGACCGTCATCGTCATCGCCCACCGCCTGGACACCGTGGAGCGCGCCGATCAGATACTGGTGCTGGACGACGGTCGCGTACGCGAGCGGGGCACCCACGACGAGCTGCTCGCACAGGGCGGCTGGTACGCCCACGCCATCGCCGAACAGGAAAAAGCCCGCAGCTGGACGGCATAA
- a CDS encoding ABC transporter ATP-binding protein produces MHPEENARTQKRPEAEQPAKRRSGMAYLLHLAGRYRLHLALSALFSVMSALCSFVPFIMVYKVLLFLIEGNADAGAALQYGIIAAVAIVGKFAFAIASGACSHIGAFNTLYQVRAQISRHIAKVNLGFFDQTTSGALKKVIIEDVERIEKFLAHQIPDIVAAACTPAIMFCYLLTLNVPMALGMLVPVVLGVAVQLFAMAATGKQMPTYHRLLAKLNAAIMQFINGMPVMKAYRLDAKGYREYADAVTEYNEFWKQCTKSQGYSYGVFVAIVESGILFVLPLGGVLYLQGSLSAADYLFFMIMSMVFLSSLLNLLTFAMTFNQIMSGMERIQDIMDLPEASEGTLALDPAKPHAVAFDRVTFGYGAAEVNALTDVSLDLPAGSLTAFVGPSGAGKTTAAQLIPKFWETRQGAVRIDGHALSELRTDNLMDLVSFVFQEAFMLDDTLYENIRLGRPNATREQVEAAARAAQIHDTIEGLPNGYDTLLGENGVKLSGGERQRVCIARAILKDAPIIVFDEATSFTDIENEHRIQLALSHLLTNKTCIMIAHRLHTIVHADQICVFDHGRLRERGTHDSLIKQDGAYARMWDAYTHRTEKKESLA; encoded by the coding sequence ATGCACCCGGAAGAGAACGCCCGCACCCAGAAACGCCCCGAAGCCGAGCAACCCGCCAAGCGGCGCTCCGGCATGGCCTACCTGCTCCACCTGGCAGGACGCTACCGCCTTCATCTGGCGCTGTCTGCGCTGTTCAGCGTGATGAGCGCCCTGTGCTCCTTCGTGCCGTTCATCATGGTGTATAAGGTGCTGCTGTTCCTCATCGAGGGGAACGCCGACGCGGGCGCGGCGCTCCAGTACGGCATCATCGCCGCCGTGGCCATCGTGGGCAAGTTCGCGTTCGCCATCGCCTCGGGCGCGTGCTCGCACATCGGGGCCTTCAACACCCTGTACCAGGTGCGTGCGCAGATCAGCCGGCACATCGCGAAGGTCAACCTCGGGTTCTTCGATCAAACGACCTCGGGCGCTCTCAAAAAGGTGATCATCGAGGACGTCGAGCGCATCGAGAAGTTCCTCGCCCACCAGATCCCCGACATCGTCGCCGCCGCCTGCACGCCCGCCATCATGTTCTGCTACCTGCTCACCTTGAACGTGCCCATGGCTCTGGGCATGCTGGTTCCCGTGGTGCTGGGCGTTGCCGTGCAGCTGTTCGCCATGGCGGCCACCGGCAAGCAGATGCCCACGTACCACCGGCTGCTCGCCAAGCTCAATGCGGCCATCATGCAGTTCATCAACGGCATGCCCGTGATGAAGGCCTACCGTCTGGACGCGAAAGGCTACCGCGAGTACGCCGACGCCGTCACCGAGTACAACGAGTTCTGGAAGCAGTGCACCAAGAGCCAGGGCTACTCCTACGGCGTGTTCGTGGCCATCGTGGAAAGCGGCATCCTGTTCGTGCTGCCTTTGGGCGGCGTGCTGTACCTGCAGGGCTCCCTTTCGGCCGCCGACTACCTGTTCTTCATGATCATGAGCATGGTGTTCCTGTCCAGCCTCCTGAACCTGCTCACGTTCGCCATGACGTTCAACCAGATCATGAGCGGCATGGAGCGCATACAGGACATCATGGACCTGCCCGAGGCTTCCGAAGGCACGCTCGCGCTCGATCCGGCGAAACCGCACGCGGTGGCGTTCGATCGCGTCACGTTCGGCTACGGCGCCGCCGAGGTCAACGCGCTCACCGACGTCAGCCTCGATCTGCCCGCCGGCAGCCTGACCGCATTCGTGGGCCCCTCGGGCGCCGGCAAGACAACCGCAGCCCAGCTCATCCCCAAGTTTTGGGAAACGCGCCAAGGCGCGGTGCGCATCGACGGCCACGCCCTGTCCGAACTGCGCACCGACAACCTCATGGATCTGGTGTCCTTCGTGTTCCAAGAGGCTTTCATGCTCGACGACACCCTGTACGAGAACATCAGGCTCGGCCGACCGAACGCCACGCGCGAGCAGGTGGAGGCCGCCGCGCGGGCCGCGCAGATCCACGACACGATCGAGGGCCTGCCGAACGGCTACGACACGCTGCTGGGAGAGAACGGCGTCAAGCTATCCGGCGGCGAGCGGCAGCGCGTGTGCATCGCTCGCGCCATCTTGAAGGATGCGCCCATCATCGTGTTCGACGAAGCCACCAGCTTCACCGACATCGAGAACGAGCACCGGATCCAGCTTGCGCTCTCGCACCTACTGACGAACAAGACCTGCATCATGATCGCCCACCGCCTGCACACCATCGTGCATGCGGACCAGATATGCGTGTTCGACCACGGCCGCCTGCGAGAACGAGGAACGCACGATTCCCTGATCAAGCAAGACGGCGCCTACGCCCGCATGTGGGACGCCTACACGCACCGCACGGAGAAGAAGGAGTCGCTGGCATGA
- a CDS encoding ABC transporter ATP-binding protein, with protein MIPNHDPQAPAIELAHLTFAYEGSAPQLEDVNLTVQPGEVVVLTGPSGGGKSTLTRVVNGLVPSFYEGELTGTVRLFGREVDDIPSWERGLTAGNVFQDPRSQFFANEVAGEIAFGCENYGLDHELIVERVHGAASELDIAPLLEEKVRLLSYGMRQRVAIASAKAIDPPLYVMDEPSANLDHEATEQLGNLIRALKQQGKTVLLAEHRLYYLRGIADRIVYLANGRIADSFTPAELVALDPARIEALGLRSANLEGLTAPARKRTCAAPHVPPLLEVEGLRKSFGERIVADDVSFACRPGEIVAVVGPNATGKSTLGKLLAGLVKEDGGTVRVEGKKLASGRRRGRIWYIMQDLDSQLFGESVRDELLCGQKATPERTARADEVLDALGLGALADRHPATLSGGQKQRLALGVALMHDASVIVLDEPTSGLDGKSMRSVGRQIEKLAREGRVILMITHDVECAVATCDRVLHLRDGRVAQDFPLRDAEELLAAMR; from the coding sequence ATGATACCGAACCACGACCCGCAGGCGCCGGCCATCGAACTCGCGCACCTGACCTTCGCCTACGAAGGCTCCGCTCCCCAGCTCGAGGACGTGAACCTGACCGTCCAACCCGGCGAGGTGGTGGTGCTCACCGGGCCCTCGGGCGGAGGCAAGAGCACGCTGACCCGCGTGGTCAACGGCCTGGTGCCGTCCTTCTACGAGGGCGAGCTGACCGGGACGGTGCGCCTGTTCGGGCGCGAGGTCGACGACATCCCTTCGTGGGAACGCGGGCTCACGGCGGGCAACGTGTTCCAAGACCCCCGCAGCCAGTTCTTCGCGAACGAGGTGGCGGGCGAGATCGCGTTCGGGTGCGAGAACTACGGGCTCGATCACGAGCTGATCGTCGAGCGCGTGCACGGGGCGGCAAGCGAGCTGGACATCGCCCCCTTGCTCGAGGAGAAGGTGCGCCTGCTGTCGTACGGCATGCGCCAGCGCGTGGCCATCGCCTCCGCGAAGGCCATCGACCCGCCCCTCTACGTCATGGACGAGCCCTCCGCCAACCTCGACCACGAGGCCACCGAGCAGCTCGGCAACCTGATACGCGCGCTCAAGCAGCAGGGAAAGACCGTGCTCCTGGCCGAGCATCGCCTGTACTACCTGCGCGGCATCGCCGACCGCATCGTCTACCTCGCCAACGGCCGCATCGCCGACTCGTTCACGCCTGCGGAACTCGTCGCCCTCGACCCCGCGCGCATCGAGGCCCTCGGGCTGCGCAGCGCGAACCTCGAGGGCCTGACCGCACCTGCCAGGAAACGGACCTGCGCGGCCCCGCACGTGCCGCCGCTGCTCGAAGTCGAGGGGCTGCGCAAGTCCTTCGGCGAGCGAATCGTGGCCGACGACGTGAGCTTCGCCTGCCGCCCCGGCGAGATCGTCGCCGTGGTGGGCCCCAATGCCACCGGGAAGAGCACGCTGGGAAAGCTGCTCGCCGGCCTCGTGAAAGAGGACGGCGGCACCGTGCGCGTGGAGGGGAAGAAGCTCGCGTCCGGACGGCGCCGCGGACGCATATGGTACATCATGCAGGATCTGGACAGCCAGCTGTTCGGCGAAAGCGTGCGCGACGAGCTGCTGTGCGGGCAGAAGGCAACGCCCGAGCGGACGGCCCGCGCCGACGAGGTGCTCGATGCGCTGGGCCTGGGCGCGCTTGCCGACCGCCACCCGGCAACGCTTTCGGGAGGGCAGAAGCAGCGGCTCGCCCTGGGCGTCGCGCTCATGCACGACGCCTCCGTCATCGTGCTCGACGAGCCCACGAGCGGCTTGGACGGAAAGAGCATGCGCTCCGTCGGCAGGCAGATCGAGAAGCTTGCGCGCGAGGGCCGCGTCATCCTCATGATCACACACGATGTGGAGTGCGCGGTTGCCACGTGCGACCGCGTCCTGCACCTGCGCGACGGGCGGGTCGCGCAGGACTTTCCCCTCCGCGACGCCGAAGAGCTGCTCGCCGCCATGCGGTGA